From Linepithema humile isolate Giens D197 chromosome 8, Lhum_UNIL_v1.0, whole genome shotgun sequence, one genomic window encodes:
- the LOC105669633 gene encoding DENN domain-containing protein 1A isoform X2: MGSRLRENVRQLFECFCEVAAPVGEKAAWILQKYPNSFSDEEILKSVPKFAYPCEFENLLVQHFSFVLTSIDSKWTFGFCRHDPKTKTALVVLSALPWHEIFYKLLDHIASLTSNASGEDLWQFLENIYTCGVPIPGNSISIPLPNSSTVSFICQSPKQFQLPGIPENRNLTEYYNAIDSHHMMIIFASMLYERRIIFISKRLSRLSACVQACNALIYPMIWQHIYIPVLPLSLIDYLLAPMPFLIGVPTATLQKVPKSDLGEVVILDADNSTIESPFKDLESLPQDVVINLKKALRNKPALLGDGVSRAFLRALVQLTAGYREALTLQQGERITFNQNAFVESRPSSMQPFLRKMLELQIFQQFIEERLNMLNSGLGFSDEFEMEACSYSAKSSSKFMQQYREWTYTMRKESSAFFRSVKDKANPAVKYAVKSVKDKGKDMKTAYKGLKWKGRSNRSDTSMRFHQPRSAPSSPTSDRRTVGFTSPPKSPNGVSATTSYRKELRLRNSNFTDTSRKQYSPLSPSSPEESDSPPERINIDLMHELRDVIFPNTPPVDRTDSPDVPDLIRLDSTNSSDDFDPLLSKSSEISNIKQMSQSLHLPEMGEGLSNPLYPYFQQPLHKTNEKPKTSDNMGDMDLLQAYGIDFNKFSLANGDSSTTQNSAARNRSVPDNSISNDTMDAFSLTLNAPTIKSQNNWTKFE; the protein is encoded by the exons ATGGGATCTCGATTGAG AGAAAATGTCAGACAACTCTTTGAGTGCTTCTGCGAGGTAGCTGCACCAGTGGGAGAAAAGGCAGCTTGGATACTTCAAAAATATCCCAATTCCTTTTCCGATGAAGAGATACTTAAATCAGTTCCAAAATTTGCATATCCTTGTGAATTTGAAAA TTTGTTGGTGCAACACTTTTCATTTGTGCTCACTAGCATAGATTCAAAATGGACCTTTGGATTTTGCCGTCACGATCCCAAGACAAAAACAGCTTTAGTGGTTTTGAGCGCGCTTCCATggcatgaaatattttacaa GTTGTTGGATCACATTGCATCCTTGACCAGCAATGCCAGTGGAGAAGATCTGTGGCAGtttcttgaaaatatatacactTGTGGAGTTCCTATTCCTGGAAATTCCATATCTATTCCGTTACCAAATTCTTCTACAgtg agtTTTATTTGTCAAAGCCCAAAGCAATTTCAGTTGCCTGGTATCCCAGAAAAT AGGAATCTGACTGAATATTATAACGCTATTGACTCACACCATATGATGATAATATTTGCGTCTATGTTATATGAACGtcgtattattttcatttcgaAACGTCTGTCGAGACTAAGTGCGTGCGTGCAAGCATGCAATGCCTTAATTTATCCAATGATTTGGCAACACATATATATCCCTGTTCTGCCTTTATcattaatagattatttattagcACCTATGCCATTTTTGATTGGGGTGCCTACAGCAACGCTTCAG AAAGTACCCAAGAGTGATTTAGGAGAGGTTGTTATTTTAGATGCTGATAATAGTACGATTGAATCACCATTCAAAGATCTGGAGTCTTTGCCTCAAGATGTA gtgataaatttgaaaaaagcaTTACGTAATAAGCCAGCTCTTCTCGGAGATGGCGTGTCGAGAGCATTCTTGCGTGCATTAGTACAGTTAACTGCTGGCTACAGAGAAGCGCTAACTTTACAGCAGGGTGAACGTATTACATTCAATCAAAATGCCTTTGTTGAAAGTAGGCCATCTTCTATGCAACCCTTTCTACGAAAAATGTTggaattacaaattttccaaCAA TTTATAGAAGAAAGATTGAACATGCTCAATTCAGGACTTGGTTTCTCGGATGAGTTTGAAATGGAAGCATGCAGTTATTCGGCCAAATCAAGCAGCAAATTCATGCAGCAGTACAGAGAATGGACTTACACTATGCGAAAAGAAAGCTCTGCATTTTTTCGTAGCGTAAAAGATAAA GCAAATCCAGCAGTAAAATATGCTGTCAAATCA GTGAAAGACAAAGGCAAAGATATGAAAACGGCATACAAAGGACTGAAATGGAAAG GACGCTCTAATAGAAGTGACACGAGTATGAGATTTCATCAGCCACGATCAGCACCTAGTTCACCCACATCAGACAGAAGAACTGTAGGATTTACATCTCCACCAAAATCTCCAAACGGGGTGTCAGCGACAACCAGTTATCGAAAAGAATTGCGTCTGCGAAACAGCAATTTTACTGACACAAG TAGGAAACAATACTCACCTTTAAGCCCCAGTTCTCCCGAAGAATCGGATTCTCCACCAGAGCGTATAAATATAGATCTCATGCACGAACTTCGGGATGTGATATTTCCAAATACACCACCTGTGGATAGGACG GACTCTCCCGATGTTCCAGATTTAATACGCTTAGATTCGACGAATAGCAGTGACGATTTTGATCCACTTCTATCTAAATCTTCCGAAATTTCCAACATAAAGCAAATGAGCCAATCGTTACATTTACCTGAAATGGGCGAAGGCCTCAGTAATCCGTTATACCCTTATTTCCAACAACCGTTGCACAAAACTAATGAAAAGCCGAAGACTTCCGATAACATGGGTGACATGGATTTGTTACAGGCGTACggtatagattttaataaatttagctTAGCTAACGGTGATAGCTCAACTACACAGAATAGTGCTGCGCGTAACAGAAGTGTACCGGATAACAGTATTAGTAACGATACGATGGATGCATTCAGTTTAACACTGAATGCACCTACCATTAAATCACAAAATAATTGGACGAAGTTTGAGTAA
- the LOC105669633 gene encoding DENN domain-containing protein 1A isoform X1, whose translation MGSRLRENVRQLFECFCEVAAPVGEKAAWILQKYPNSFSDEEILKSVPKFAYPCEFENLLVQHFSFVLTSIDSKWTFGFCRHDPKTKTALVVLSALPWHEIFYKLLDHIASLTSNASGEDLWQFLENIYTCGVPIPGNSISIPLPNSSTVSFICQSPKQFQLPGIPENRNLTEYYNAIDSHHMMIIFASMLYERRIIFISKRLSRLSACVQACNALIYPMIWQHIYIPVLPLSLIDYLLAPMPFLIGVPTATLQKVPKSDLGEVVILDADNSTIESPFKDLESLPQDVVINLKKALRNKPALLGDGVSRAFLRALVQLTAGYREALTLQQGERITFNQNAFVESRPSSMQPFLRKMLELQIFQQFIEERLNMLNSGLGFSDEFEMEACSYSAKSSSKFMQQYREWTYTMRKESSAFFRSVKDKANPAVKYAVKSVKDKGKDMKTAYKGLKWKGRSNRSDTSMRFHQPRSAPSSPTSDRRTVGFTSPPKSPNGVSATTSYRKELRLRNSNFTDTSRKQYSPLSPSSPEESDSPPERINIDLMHELRDVIFPNTPPVDRTLKPVRSLDSLRPAWSGHLRHGPPPSTVITNPREVSSAKPILSSSFHPLPVNNSFNQSKVSTFNSVTANGIVKEVDKTSFLLTPPTSHNQSIEPNQFLRELHVHNDLTKPVINSSSCNHENENVKSKENLSSYNKKFNSNNIFAHTDSTLSTQEPFDRPFKTSNFLNEVNEDDPFDTSKVFMPTYLQTAPLFKSTIPTVPVQFHHPLLHPFNTTSCSAHAKDSPDVPDLIRLDSTNSSDDFDPLLSKSSEISNIKQMSQSLHLPEMGEGLSNPLYPYFQQPLHKTNEKPKTSDNMGDMDLLQAYGIDFNKFSLANGDSSTTQNSAARNRSVPDNSISNDTMDAFSLTLNAPTIKSQNNWTKFE comes from the exons ATGGGATCTCGATTGAG AGAAAATGTCAGACAACTCTTTGAGTGCTTCTGCGAGGTAGCTGCACCAGTGGGAGAAAAGGCAGCTTGGATACTTCAAAAATATCCCAATTCCTTTTCCGATGAAGAGATACTTAAATCAGTTCCAAAATTTGCATATCCTTGTGAATTTGAAAA TTTGTTGGTGCAACACTTTTCATTTGTGCTCACTAGCATAGATTCAAAATGGACCTTTGGATTTTGCCGTCACGATCCCAAGACAAAAACAGCTTTAGTGGTTTTGAGCGCGCTTCCATggcatgaaatattttacaa GTTGTTGGATCACATTGCATCCTTGACCAGCAATGCCAGTGGAGAAGATCTGTGGCAGtttcttgaaaatatatacactTGTGGAGTTCCTATTCCTGGAAATTCCATATCTATTCCGTTACCAAATTCTTCTACAgtg agtTTTATTTGTCAAAGCCCAAAGCAATTTCAGTTGCCTGGTATCCCAGAAAAT AGGAATCTGACTGAATATTATAACGCTATTGACTCACACCATATGATGATAATATTTGCGTCTATGTTATATGAACGtcgtattattttcatttcgaAACGTCTGTCGAGACTAAGTGCGTGCGTGCAAGCATGCAATGCCTTAATTTATCCAATGATTTGGCAACACATATATATCCCTGTTCTGCCTTTATcattaatagattatttattagcACCTATGCCATTTTTGATTGGGGTGCCTACAGCAACGCTTCAG AAAGTACCCAAGAGTGATTTAGGAGAGGTTGTTATTTTAGATGCTGATAATAGTACGATTGAATCACCATTCAAAGATCTGGAGTCTTTGCCTCAAGATGTA gtgataaatttgaaaaaagcaTTACGTAATAAGCCAGCTCTTCTCGGAGATGGCGTGTCGAGAGCATTCTTGCGTGCATTAGTACAGTTAACTGCTGGCTACAGAGAAGCGCTAACTTTACAGCAGGGTGAACGTATTACATTCAATCAAAATGCCTTTGTTGAAAGTAGGCCATCTTCTATGCAACCCTTTCTACGAAAAATGTTggaattacaaattttccaaCAA TTTATAGAAGAAAGATTGAACATGCTCAATTCAGGACTTGGTTTCTCGGATGAGTTTGAAATGGAAGCATGCAGTTATTCGGCCAAATCAAGCAGCAAATTCATGCAGCAGTACAGAGAATGGACTTACACTATGCGAAAAGAAAGCTCTGCATTTTTTCGTAGCGTAAAAGATAAA GCAAATCCAGCAGTAAAATATGCTGTCAAATCA GTGAAAGACAAAGGCAAAGATATGAAAACGGCATACAAAGGACTGAAATGGAAAG GACGCTCTAATAGAAGTGACACGAGTATGAGATTTCATCAGCCACGATCAGCACCTAGTTCACCCACATCAGACAGAAGAACTGTAGGATTTACATCTCCACCAAAATCTCCAAACGGGGTGTCAGCGACAACCAGTTATCGAAAAGAATTGCGTCTGCGAAACAGCAATTTTACTGACACAAG TAGGAAACAATACTCACCTTTAAGCCCCAGTTCTCCCGAAGAATCGGATTCTCCACCAGAGCGTATAAATATAGATCTCATGCACGAACTTCGGGATGTGATATTTCCAAATACACCACCTGTGGATAGGACG TTGAAACCAGTACGCAGTTTAGACAGCTTGAGACCTGCATGGAGTGGGCATTTACGGCACGGCCCTCCACCTAGTACTGTCATTACAAATCCACGCGAAGTTTCCTCGGCAAAGCCAATTTTGTCCTCCTCCTTTCATCCCCTTCctgtaaataattcatttaatcaaTCAAAAGTGTCTACTTTTAATTCAGTAACTGCAAATGGAATTGTAAAAGAAGTAGATAAAACGTCATTCTTACTTACACCACCCACGTCACACAATCAAAGTATCGAGccaaatcaatttttacgCGAATTACATGTACATAACGATTTAACGAAACCTGTTATTAATTCATCATCGTGCAATCATGAAAATGAGAATGTTAAATCTAAAGAGAACCTTTCTTCGTAcaacaaaaagtttaattcTAACAATATCTTTGCACATACCGATTCAACACTGAGTACACAGGAGCCATTTGATAGACCATTTAAAACGTCAAACTTTCTTAACGAAGTGAACGAAGACGATCCTTTCGATACAAGCAAGGTGTTCATGCCTACCTATTTGCAAACTGCACCACTTTTCAAATCTACGATTCCCACGGTGCCTGTTCAATTTCATCATCCATTACTACATCCATTCAATACTACATCCTGCTCTGCACATGCTAAG GACTCTCCCGATGTTCCAGATTTAATACGCTTAGATTCGACGAATAGCAGTGACGATTTTGATCCACTTCTATCTAAATCTTCCGAAATTTCCAACATAAAGCAAATGAGCCAATCGTTACATTTACCTGAAATGGGCGAAGGCCTCAGTAATCCGTTATACCCTTATTTCCAACAACCGTTGCACAAAACTAATGAAAAGCCGAAGACTTCCGATAACATGGGTGACATGGATTTGTTACAGGCGTACggtatagattttaataaatttagctTAGCTAACGGTGATAGCTCAACTACACAGAATAGTGCTGCGCGTAACAGAAGTGTACCGGATAACAGTATTAGTAACGATACGATGGATGCATTCAGTTTAACACTGAATGCACCTACCATTAAATCACAAAATAATTGGACGAAGTTTGAGTAA
- the muc gene encoding dihydrolipoyllysine-residue acetyltransferase component of pyruvate dehydrogenase complex, mitochondrial isoform X2, producing the protein MIRTTSSLRNGLARAIVRGSARTNIVRSIVIRCLHRKHQQRIQHHSALRFIWTPWQQQVRLYADYPDHIKVPLPALSPTMETGTIISWQKKEGDKLNEGDLLAEIETDKATMAFETPEEGYLAKILVPAGTKNVPIGKLVCIIVSDEPSIAAFKDFKDDAAAAAPPPVAPPPAAPIPSVPPQSSAALSAAPTPAKVPSIPAPSGDRIYASPLARRLAAEKGLNLQSLKGTGLYGSITSKDLESAVVAGAVQPGIAAVGAPGGIDIPVSNIRAVIAKRLLESKQTIPHYYLSVDIKMDAALAMREQFNKLLEKDKIKLSVNDIIIKGMAMACKKVPEGNSAWLGNVIRQYNNVDVSVAVSTDSGLITPILFGADTKGIVQISKDVKALAAKAREGKLQPHEFQGGTITLSNLGMFGIKNFSAIINPPQSIILAVGTTEARLVPAKNDKGFTTAQYMSVTASCDHRTVDGAIGAQWLAAFKDLMENPTTMLL; encoded by the exons ATGATACGGACCACGTCGAGCCTACGTAACGGGTTGGCACGCGCAATCGTTCGTGGTTCCGCGCGAACCAACATCGTCAGATCCATAGTCATCCGATGTCTTCACAGAAAACATCAGCAGAG GATTCAGCATCATAGTGCGTTACGTTTTATATGGACACCATGGCAGCAACAGGTCAGACTCTATGCGGATTATCCAGATCATATCAAAGTCCCTCTTCCAGCATTGTCTCCTACTATGGAAACAGGAACAATAATCAGTTGGCAAAAAAAGGAAG GTGACAAGTTGAACGAAGGTGATTTGCTAGCAGAGATTGAGACAGATAAAGCCACAATGGCATTTGAAACTCCTGAAGAAGGTTATCTGGCCAAGATCCTGGTACCTGCAGGAACAAAGAACGTACCCATAGGCAAATTGGTTTGCATTATTGTGTCAGATGAGCCTAGTATCGCTGCGTTTAAAGACTTTAAAGATGATGCAGCTGCGGCTGCTCCACCTCCTGTGGCACCTCCACCAGCTGCTCCTATACCATCCGTACCACCACAGTCTTCTGCAGCACTATCAGCTGCACCAACTCCGGCAAAAGTTCCTTCTATTCCAGCGCCTTCTGGAGATAGGATATATGCTAGTCCATTAGCGAGAAGATTAGCAGCTGAAAAAGGACTCAATTTACAG AGTCTAAAAGGAACAGGATTATACGGCTCGATAACGTCCAAAGATCTGGAGAGTGCTGTTGTAGCAGGGGCAGTACAACCAGGAATAGCAGCAGTTGGTGCACCAGGCGGAATAGACATTCCTGTATCAAATATACGTGCGGTTATTGCCAAACGCTTGTTAGAGAGCAAGCAGACAATTCCGCATTATTATCTCTCAGTGGACATAAAAATGGACGCTGCGTTGGCAATGAGAGaacaattcaataaattgttagaaaaagataaaataaagttgagcgtaaatgacattattattaaaggaATGGCTATGGCTTGTAAAAAAGTACCAGAGGGCAACAGCGCGTGGTTAGGAAATGTAATTAGACA ATACAACAATGTGGATGTTAGTGTAGCAGTAAGCACAGATAGTGGCTTAATTACCCCGATACTGTTCGGCGCCGACACAAAAGGCATAGTTCAAATTAGTAAAGACGTGAAGGCATTAGCCGCGAAGGCGAGGGAAGGAAAGCTGCAGCCACACGAATTTCAAGGAGGAACAATTACTCTCTCGAATTTGGGCATGTTTGGAATCAAGAATTTCTCTGCCATAATAAATCCTCCGCAATCAATTATTCTCGCTGTGGGCACTACAGAGGCTAGACTGGTACCTGCCAAAAATGATAAAGG GTTTACGACTGCCCAATATATGTCTGTAACTGCCAGCTGTGATCATCGTACCGTCGATGGTGCGATAGGCGCACAATGGTTAGCTGCTTTTAAAGATTTGATGGAAAATCCGACAACGATGCTTCTGTAG
- the LOC105669633 gene encoding DENN domain-containing protein 1A isoform X3 codes for MGSRLRENVRQLFECFCEVAAPVGEKAAWILQKYPNSFSDEEILKSVPKFAYPCEFENLLVQHFSFVLTSIDSKWTFGFCRHDPKTKTALVVLSALPWHEIFYKLLDHIASLTSNASGEDLWQFLENIYTCGVPIPGNSISIPLPNSSTVSFICQSPKQFQLPGIPENRNLTEYYNAIDSHHMMIIFASMLYERRIIFISKRLSRLSACVQACNALIYPMIWQHIYIPVLPLSLIDYLLAPMPFLIGVPTATLQKVPKSDLGEVVILDADNSTIESPFKDLESLPQDVVINLKKALRNKPALLGDGVSRAFLRALVQLTAGYREALTLQQGERITFNQNAFVESRPSSMQPFLRKMLELQIFQQFIEERLNMLNSGLGFSDEFEMEACSYSAKSSSKFMQQYREWTYTMRKESSAFFRSVKDKANPAVKYAVKSVKDKGKDMKTAYKGLKWKGRSNRSDTSMRFHQPRSAPSSPTSDRRTVGFTSPPKSPNGVSATTSYRKELRLRNSNFTDTSRKQYSPLSPSSPEESDSPPERINIDLMHELRDVIFPNTPPVDRTRDYLI; via the exons ATGGGATCTCGATTGAG AGAAAATGTCAGACAACTCTTTGAGTGCTTCTGCGAGGTAGCTGCACCAGTGGGAGAAAAGGCAGCTTGGATACTTCAAAAATATCCCAATTCCTTTTCCGATGAAGAGATACTTAAATCAGTTCCAAAATTTGCATATCCTTGTGAATTTGAAAA TTTGTTGGTGCAACACTTTTCATTTGTGCTCACTAGCATAGATTCAAAATGGACCTTTGGATTTTGCCGTCACGATCCCAAGACAAAAACAGCTTTAGTGGTTTTGAGCGCGCTTCCATggcatgaaatattttacaa GTTGTTGGATCACATTGCATCCTTGACCAGCAATGCCAGTGGAGAAGATCTGTGGCAGtttcttgaaaatatatacactTGTGGAGTTCCTATTCCTGGAAATTCCATATCTATTCCGTTACCAAATTCTTCTACAgtg agtTTTATTTGTCAAAGCCCAAAGCAATTTCAGTTGCCTGGTATCCCAGAAAAT AGGAATCTGACTGAATATTATAACGCTATTGACTCACACCATATGATGATAATATTTGCGTCTATGTTATATGAACGtcgtattattttcatttcgaAACGTCTGTCGAGACTAAGTGCGTGCGTGCAAGCATGCAATGCCTTAATTTATCCAATGATTTGGCAACACATATATATCCCTGTTCTGCCTTTATcattaatagattatttattagcACCTATGCCATTTTTGATTGGGGTGCCTACAGCAACGCTTCAG AAAGTACCCAAGAGTGATTTAGGAGAGGTTGTTATTTTAGATGCTGATAATAGTACGATTGAATCACCATTCAAAGATCTGGAGTCTTTGCCTCAAGATGTA gtgataaatttgaaaaaagcaTTACGTAATAAGCCAGCTCTTCTCGGAGATGGCGTGTCGAGAGCATTCTTGCGTGCATTAGTACAGTTAACTGCTGGCTACAGAGAAGCGCTAACTTTACAGCAGGGTGAACGTATTACATTCAATCAAAATGCCTTTGTTGAAAGTAGGCCATCTTCTATGCAACCCTTTCTACGAAAAATGTTggaattacaaattttccaaCAA TTTATAGAAGAAAGATTGAACATGCTCAATTCAGGACTTGGTTTCTCGGATGAGTTTGAAATGGAAGCATGCAGTTATTCGGCCAAATCAAGCAGCAAATTCATGCAGCAGTACAGAGAATGGACTTACACTATGCGAAAAGAAAGCTCTGCATTTTTTCGTAGCGTAAAAGATAAA GCAAATCCAGCAGTAAAATATGCTGTCAAATCA GTGAAAGACAAAGGCAAAGATATGAAAACGGCATACAAAGGACTGAAATGGAAAG GACGCTCTAATAGAAGTGACACGAGTATGAGATTTCATCAGCCACGATCAGCACCTAGTTCACCCACATCAGACAGAAGAACTGTAGGATTTACATCTCCACCAAAATCTCCAAACGGGGTGTCAGCGACAACCAGTTATCGAAAAGAATTGCGTCTGCGAAACAGCAATTTTACTGACACAAG TAGGAAACAATACTCACCTTTAAGCCCCAGTTCTCCCGAAGAATCGGATTCTCCACCAGAGCGTATAAATATAGATCTCATGCACGAACTTCGGGATGTGATATTTCCAAATACACCACCTGTGGATAGGACG agagattatttgatataa
- the muc gene encoding dihydrolipoyllysine-residue acetyltransferase component of pyruvate dehydrogenase complex, mitochondrial isoform X1, translating to MIRTTSSLRNGLARAIVRGSARTNIVRSIVIRCLHRKHQQRIQHHSALRFIWTPWQQQVRLYADYPDHIKVPLPALSPTMETGTIISWQKKEGDKLNEGDLLAEIETDKATMAFETPEEGYLAKILVPAGTKNVPIGKLVCIIVSDEPSIAAFKDFKDDAAAAAPPPVAPPPAAPIPSVPPQSSAALSAAPTPAKVPSIPAPSGDRIYASPLARRLAAEKGLNLQSLKGTGLYGSITSKDLESAVVAGAVQPGIAAVGAPGGIDIPVSNIRAVIAKRLLESKQTIPHYYLSVDIKMDAALAMREQFNKLLEKDKIKLSVNDIIIKGMAMACKKVPEGNSAWLGNVIRQYNNVDVSVAVSTDSGLITPILFGADTKGIVQISKDVKALAAKAREGKLQPHEFQGGTITLSNLGMFGIKNFSAIINPPQSIILAVGTTEARLVPAKNDKGFTTAQYMSVTASCDHRTVDGAIGAQWLAAFKDLMENPTTMLL from the exons ATGATACGGACCACGTCGAGCCTACGTAACGGGTTGGCACGCGCAATCGTTCGTGGTTCCGCGCGAACCAACATCGTCAGATCCATAGTCATCCGATGTCTTCACAGAAAACATCAGCAGAG GATTCAGCATCATAGTGCGTTACGTTTTATATGGACACCATGGCAGCAACAGGTCAGACTCTATGCGGATTATCCAGATCATATCAAAGTCCCTCTTCCAGCATTGTCTCCTACTATGGAAACAGGAACAATAATCAGTTGGCAAAAAAAGGAAG GTGACAAGTTGAACGAAGGTGATTTGCTAGCAGAGATTGAGACAGATAAAGCCACAATGGCATTTGAAACTCCTGAAGAAGGTTATCTGGCCAAGATCCTGGTACCTGCAGGAACAAAGAACGTACCCATAGGCAAATTGGTTTGCATTATTGTGTCAGATGAGCCTAGTATCGCTGCGTTTAAAGACTTTAAAGATGATGCAGCTGCGGCTGCTCCACCTCCTGTGGCACCTCCACCAGCTGCTCCTATACCATCCGTACCACCACAGTCTTCTGCAGCACTATCAGCTGCACCAACTCCGGCAAAAGTTCCTTCTATTCCAGCGCCTTCTGGAGATAGGATATATGCTAGTCCATTAGCGAGAAGATTAGCAGCTGAAAAAGGACTCAATTTACAG AGTCTAAAAGGAACAGGATTATACGGCTCGATAACGTCCAAAGATCTGGAGAGTGCTGTTGTAGCAGGGGCAGTACAACCAGGAATAGCAGCAGTTGGTGCACCAGGCGGAATAGACATTCCTGTATCAAATATACGTGCGGTTATTGCCAAACGCTTGTTAGAGAGCAAGCAGACAATTCCGCATTATTATCTCTCAGTGGACATAAAAATGGACGCTGCGTTGGCAATGAGAGaacaattcaataaattgttagaaaaagataaaataaagttgagcgtaaatgacattattattaaaggaATGGCTATGGCTTGTAAAAAAGTACCAGAGGGCAACAGCGCGTGGTTAGGAAATGTAATTAGACA ATACAACAATGTGGATGTTAGTGTAGCAGTAAGCACAGATAGTGGCTTAATTACCCCGATACTGTTCGGCGCCGACACAAAAGGCATAGTTCAAATTAGTAAAGACGTGAAGGCATTAGCCGCGAAGGCGAGGGAAGGAAAGCTGCAGCCACACGAATTTCAAGGAGGAACAATTACTCTCTCGAATTTGGGCATGTTTGGAATCAAGAATTTCTCTGCCATAATAAATCCTCCGCAATCAATTATTCTCGCTGTGGGCACTACAGAGGCTAGACTGGTACCTGCCAAAAATGATAAAGG GTTTACGACTGCCCAATATATGTCTGTAACTGCCAGCTGTGATCATCGTACCGTCGATGGTGCGATAGGCGCACAATGGTTAGCTGCTTTTAAAGATTTGATGGAAAATCCGACAACGATGCTTCTGTA a